One window from the genome of Haladaptatus paucihalophilus DX253 encodes:
- a CDS encoding class I SAM-dependent methyltransferase — MDDIERKRATTDSFGSVADAYLDSDVHRTGADLELLASWCDDAACALDIACGAGHTAGALAETVPTVVAADATPAMVETATDAFPVSGAVADAERLPFPDEIFDAVTCRIAAHHFPNPELFVAEVARVLTPGGVLAFEDNIVPEDDALAAFYNRFERLRDSTHGEAYSAAQWRDCIGEVGLSVDELTTMRKSLDYKSWAERTDPGEDAREELDELVRTPEAEAVYDVTIEDGTVTEFSNEKVLIRAVK; from the coding sequence ATGGACGATATCGAACGGAAGCGGGCGACGACGGATTCGTTCGGGAGCGTCGCGGACGCCTATCTCGACAGCGACGTTCACCGAACCGGTGCGGACCTCGAACTGCTCGCGTCGTGGTGTGACGACGCCGCGTGCGCGCTCGACATCGCCTGCGGTGCCGGACACACGGCGGGTGCGCTCGCCGAAACCGTCCCTACCGTGGTCGCCGCCGACGCCACGCCCGCGATGGTCGAAACGGCCACCGACGCCTTTCCCGTCTCCGGCGCGGTCGCCGACGCGGAGCGACTTCCTTTCCCCGACGAGATCTTCGACGCCGTGACCTGCCGAATCGCCGCGCACCACTTCCCGAATCCTGAGTTGTTCGTGGCCGAAGTCGCCCGCGTCCTCACGCCCGGCGGTGTCCTCGCCTTCGAGGACAACATCGTTCCCGAGGACGACGCGTTGGCCGCGTTCTACAACCGGTTCGAACGGCTCCGCGATTCGACCCACGGCGAAGCCTACTCCGCCGCGCAGTGGCGCGACTGCATCGGCGAGGTCGGATTGTCGGTTGACGAACTCACGACCATGCGAAAATCCCTCGATTACAAGTCGTGGGCCGAACGAACCGATCCCGGAGAGGACGCGCGCGAGGAACTGGACGAACTCGTCCGAACGCCTGAAGCTGAGGCCGTGTACGACGTAACCATCGAGGATGGAACCGTGACCGAATTCAGCAACGAGAAGGTGTTGATTCGGGCGGTGAAGTGA
- a CDS encoding single-stranded DNA binding protein has protein sequence MGVIDEVHGDLDADISLDEFRDAVEEKVEQMGGLADEETAAMLIAHELDESEVNGVADIEPGIEEVKFVAKVTSIGDVRTFERDGDDAEDGHVLNVDVADETGSIRISLWDEQAQAADEQLETGQVLRIKGRPTDGYSGTEVNVDQVEPDEDTEVDVQVQDSYSVSDLSLGLSDVNLQGKLLDTGTVRTFDRDDGSEGRVANLTVGDETGRIRITLWDERADAAEELDPGIAVEIVDGYVRERDGNLELHVGNRGAVEEIDADIEYVPESTSIADLEIGDTADIVGVIRSTDPKRTFDRDDGSEGQVKNVRVQDETGDIRVALWGEKADRELAPGDKAAFADVSIKDGWADDIEASAGWQSTISVLDSDSPTDVGSDDADETAQSETGLDAFGNGSDGSGGSDGSGESDDSGGDDAERATDSGTTTETTTTTATAADGEYVEFTGTVVQAGNPVVLDDGEETVSVETDADVHLGQEVTARGERRGGKIDAEDVF, from the coding sequence ATGGGCGTTATAGACGAGGTACACGGGGACCTCGACGCCGACATCTCTCTGGACGAGTTCCGGGACGCCGTCGAGGAAAAAGTCGAACAGATGGGCGGCCTTGCGGACGAGGAAACCGCCGCAATGCTCATCGCCCACGAACTAGACGAGAGCGAAGTAAACGGGGTCGCCGACATCGAACCCGGCATCGAGGAAGTGAAGTTCGTTGCCAAGGTGACGAGCATCGGCGACGTTCGGACCTTCGAACGCGACGGGGACGACGCGGAGGACGGCCACGTCCTGAACGTCGACGTCGCGGACGAAACGGGTTCGATTCGCATCTCGCTCTGGGACGAACAGGCACAGGCCGCCGACGAGCAGCTCGAAACTGGCCAGGTGCTTCGCATCAAAGGCCGTCCGACGGACGGCTACAGCGGGACCGAGGTCAACGTCGATCAAGTCGAACCCGACGAGGACACGGAGGTCGATGTGCAGGTACAGGACTCCTATTCGGTGTCCGACCTCTCGCTCGGCCTCTCTGACGTGAACCTGCAGGGCAAACTCCTCGATACGGGGACCGTTCGAACCTTCGACCGCGACGACGGGTCGGAAGGCAGGGTCGCCAACCTCACGGTGGGCGACGAGACGGGGCGAATCCGAATCACGCTCTGGGACGAGCGCGCGGACGCGGCCGAAGAACTCGACCCGGGCATCGCCGTCGAAATCGTCGATGGGTACGTCCGCGAGCGCGACGGCAACCTCGAACTGCACGTCGGCAACCGCGGTGCCGTCGAGGAGATCGACGCCGACATCGAATACGTTCCCGAGAGCACGTCGATTGCGGACCTCGAAATCGGCGACACGGCCGACATCGTTGGCGTGATTCGCTCGACGGACCCGAAGCGCACCTTCGACCGCGACGACGGGTCGGAAGGACAGGTGAAAAACGTCCGCGTGCAGGACGAAACCGGCGACATCCGCGTCGCGCTGTGGGGCGAGAAGGCCGACCGCGAACTCGCGCCGGGCGACAAAGCGGCCTTCGCCGACGTTTCGATAAAGGACGGCTGGGCGGACGACATCGAAGCCTCCGCGGGGTGGCAGTCCACTATCTCCGTCCTCGACAGCGATTCGCCGACGGACGTCGGGTCGGACGATGCGGACGAGACGGCCCAGTCGGAGACCGGCCTCGACGCGTTCGGGAACGGTAGCGACGGAAGCGGTGGCAGTGACGGAAGCGGCGAAAGCGACGATAGTGGCGGAGACGACGCCGAACGAGCGACGGACTCCGGGACCACGACGGAGACGACGACCACAACCGCGACGGCCGCCGACGGCGAATACGTGGAGTTCACCGGGACGGTCGTTCAGGCGGGTAATCCCGTCGTACTGGACGACGGCGAAGAAACGGTGAGCGTCGAGACGGACGCGGACGTTCACCTCGGACAAGAAGTGACCGCGCGCGGCGAACGTCGCGGCGGGAAAATTGACGCCGAGGACGTTTTCTAA
- a CDS encoding histone translates to MSVELPFAPVDTIIRRKAGDLRVSADAAEELARRIQIHGAELAVDAAKRATKDGRKTLMAEDFGVQQVIDKDELVLPVAPVDRIARLDIDDDYRVSMDARVALADILEDYANNVAAAASILAHHADRRTVKAEDIETYFRLFE, encoded by the coding sequence ATGAGCGTTGAGCTTCCGTTTGCGCCGGTCGATACGATAATCCGACGGAAAGCAGGTGACCTCCGCGTCAGTGCGGACGCCGCCGAAGAACTCGCCCGCCGGATACAAATTCACGGAGCGGAGTTGGCCGTGGACGCGGCAAAACGGGCGACGAAGGACGGACGGAAGACGCTGATGGCGGAGGATTTCGGCGTCCAACAGGTTATCGATAAGGACGAACTCGTCCTTCCGGTCGCGCCTGTTGACCGAATCGCGCGGCTCGACATCGACGACGATTATCGGGTTTCGATGGACGCGCGCGTGGCGCTTGCCGACATCCTCGAAGATTACGCCAACAACGTCGCGGCCGCGGCGTCGATCCTCGCCCATCACGCGGACCGGCGAACGGTTAAGGCCGAGGACATCGAGACCTACTTCAGGCTGTTCGAATGA
- a CDS encoding histone deacetylase family protein yields the protein MNFGYSEACLAHDTGKRHPENPDRLRAIRQALTRKHGVEYVESPPATEAEVTAVHDGGYVTEFREFCEDGGGNWDPDTVAVAATWDAALESAGLAEWAAKAALSGEDGRSTPFALGRPPGHHAVEDDAMGFCFFNNAAVAARSVIDEGEAERVAILDWDVHHGNGTQDIFYGDDDVFYVSIHEDGLYPGTGEIDESGEGDGEGTTLNVPLPAGSGDPEYRSAFDDLVAPSLLDFDPDLVLVSAGFDAHRHDPISRMRVSTEGYGMLTARVRELADEAGAALGFVLEGGYGLDTLSDGVAMVHEVFDGMEPVVPDEEASEEVRELIAEIRDAHPAFESDADA from the coding sequence ATGAACTTCGGCTACAGCGAGGCCTGTTTAGCTCACGACACCGGGAAGCGACATCCGGAAAACCCGGACCGGTTGCGTGCGATTCGACAGGCCCTCACGCGAAAGCACGGCGTCGAATACGTCGAGTCACCTCCCGCAACCGAGGCCGAAGTGACCGCGGTCCACGACGGGGGATACGTAACGGAGTTCCGCGAGTTTTGCGAGGACGGCGGCGGAAACTGGGACCCGGACACCGTTGCCGTGGCGGCGACGTGGGACGCCGCGCTCGAAAGCGCGGGGCTGGCGGAGTGGGCTGCCAAGGCGGCGCTCTCGGGGGAAGACGGCCGCTCGACGCCGTTCGCGCTGGGCCGCCCGCCGGGACACCACGCGGTGGAAGACGACGCGATGGGATTTTGCTTCTTCAATAATGCCGCGGTCGCGGCCCGGTCGGTCATCGACGAGGGCGAGGCGGAACGGGTCGCGATACTCGACTGGGACGTTCACCACGGCAACGGGACGCAGGACATCTTTTACGGCGACGACGACGTGTTCTACGTCTCGATTCACGAGGACGGACTGTATCCCGGCACGGGAGAAATAGACGAGTCGGGCGAGGGTGACGGGGAGGGAACGACGCTCAACGTTCCGCTCCCCGCGGGGTCGGGTGACCCCGAATACCGCTCGGCGTTCGACGACCTCGTCGCGCCGTCGCTTCTCGACTTCGACCCCGACCTCGTATTGGTGAGCGCCGGATTCGACGCCCACCGCCACGACCCCATCTCCCGGATGCGCGTCTCGACGGAGGGCTACGGCATGCTCACCGCCCGCGTTCGAGAACTGGCGGACGAAGCGGGAGCGGCACTCGGATTCGTCCTAGAAGGCGGCTACGGTTTGGACACGCTCTCGGACGGCGTTGCGATGGTCCACGAGGTGTTCGACGGGATGGAACCGGTCGTCCCCGACGAGGAAGCGAGCGAGGAGGTCCGCGAACTGATAGCGGAAATCCGCGACGCACACCCGGCGTTCGAATCGGATGCCGACGCCTGA
- a CDS encoding glycosyltransferase, which translates to MRQESRDVAILHDRFPAMGGGERFAIEAARVLDAPIYTMYVAGDVAVPDDVTIVPIRQEKYTRGLSGRLLEWKNEGMNPLETLSVAVDLTDAHDELATYDVLFESAPLSKSYVPPVEQTVLHYPHSPPRWLYDLFRERLSEFDYPGVGFALKGYAKAWRTLDKEGNEYVDRFVANSELVRDRIQRYYDREAAVVYPPVTGDWRNEGDDGYFVTWSRLAPEKRIDLIVDAFAGLEERLLVVGDGEERERLERKARGLENVELRGYVPNVENIVSRATAVVYAPKNEDFGLVGAEALTAGKPLIGVNEGYTRHQVVEGRTGIRFDPTVGSLREAVERFDPDDFDAEEIQRFARRYDRSTFAESLLELVNRTHAEAAEKRAAVDADDTKPIRIR; encoded by the coding sequence ATGAGACAGGAATCACGCGACGTTGCGATTTTACACGATAGGTTTCCCGCCATGGGGGGCGGCGAACGGTTCGCCATCGAGGCCGCTCGGGTACTCGATGCGCCGATTTACACGATGTACGTGGCGGGCGATGTTGCCGTCCCGGACGACGTAACCATCGTTCCGATACGGCAGGAAAAGTACACCCGGGGCCTCTCGGGGCGACTGCTCGAATGGAAGAACGAGGGGATGAACCCGCTGGAAACGCTGTCGGTGGCGGTCGATTTGACCGACGCGCACGACGAACTGGCGACGTACGACGTGCTCTTCGAAAGCGCACCGCTTTCGAAGTCCTACGTGCCGCCGGTCGAACAGACGGTTCTCCACTACCCGCACAGTCCGCCGCGGTGGCTGTACGACCTCTTCCGCGAACGGCTCTCGGAGTTCGACTATCCCGGCGTCGGATTCGCGCTGAAGGGCTACGCGAAGGCGTGGCGGACGCTCGACAAGGAGGGCAACGAGTACGTCGACAGGTTCGTCGCCAACAGCGAACTCGTCCGCGACCGAATCCAGCGGTACTACGACCGGGAGGCGGCCGTCGTCTACCCGCCCGTCACCGGCGACTGGAGAAACGAGGGCGACGACGGCTACTTCGTCACGTGGTCCCGTCTCGCGCCGGAGAAACGCATCGACCTCATCGTCGACGCGTTCGCCGGGTTGGAGGAACGCCTCCTCGTCGTCGGCGACGGGGAGGAACGGGAGCGGCTCGAACGGAAGGCGCGCGGCCTCGAAAACGTCGAACTGCGGGGATACGTCCCGAACGTGGAGAACATCGTCTCGCGCGCCACCGCCGTCGTCTACGCGCCCAAGAACGAGGATTTCGGACTGGTCGGGGCGGAGGCGCTGACGGCGGGCAAACCCCTCATCGGCGTGAACGAGGGGTACACTCGCCACCAAGTCGTGGAAGGCCGGACGGGGATTCGCTTCGACCCGACGGTCGGGTCGCTCCGCGAAGCAGTCGAACGGTTCGACCCCGACGACTTCGACGCCGAGGAAATCCAGCGATTCGCGCGTCGATACGACCGGTCCACGTTCGCCGAGTCGTTGCTCGAACTGGTCAACAGAACGCACGCGGAAGCGGCCGAAAAGCGCGCCGCAGTCGATGCCGATGATACGAAACCCATACGCATCCGATGA
- a CDS encoding glycosyltransferase family 2 protein, translating into MIRNPYASDEPRVSVVIPTVPSNDHAGVVAALRNQTATEFEVLVVEDASLDICEARNAGIEAASADVVALTDDDCLPPPDWVAVIENALDGETVCVEGSVSGGRTYDGTGLYVGCNLAFDREVALDAGGFRSEYAGWRDDTEFGWRMESYGSCRYDPAMVMSHPDRPRANIDSDIEARLKREYPTRYEERIVPETRLGRVNDWLWRRGFWNAVDRVRDVGGVR; encoded by the coding sequence ATGATACGAAACCCATACGCATCCGATGAGCCGCGGGTGTCGGTCGTCATTCCGACGGTTCCATCGAACGACCACGCGGGAGTCGTCGCCGCCTTGCGGAACCAGACCGCCACCGAGTTCGAGGTGCTGGTCGTCGAGGACGCGTCCCTCGACATCTGCGAGGCGCGAAACGCCGGAATCGAGGCGGCGAGCGCGGACGTCGTGGCGCTCACCGACGACGACTGTCTCCCTCCACCCGATTGGGTCGCCGTAATCGAGAACGCCCTCGACGGCGAAACGGTCTGCGTCGAAGGGAGCGTCAGCGGCGGACGGACCTACGACGGAACGGGACTGTACGTGGGGTGTAACCTCGCCTTCGACCGCGAGGTCGCGCTCGACGCGGGCGGATTCCGGAGCGAGTACGCGGGCTGGCGCGACGACACCGAATTCGGGTGGCGGATGGAGTCCTACGGGTCGTGTCGGTACGACCCGGCGATGGTGATGTCGCACCCCGACCGCCCCCGCGCCAATATCGATTCCGACATCGAGGCCCGTCTGAAACGTGAGTACCCGACTCGCTACGAGGAGCGAATCGTCCCCGAGACGAGGCTCGGCAGGGTCAACGACTGGCTGTGGCGACGGGGGTTCTGGAACGCGGTCGATAGGGTTCGAGACGTGGGAGGGGTCCGATGA
- a CDS encoding alkaline phosphatase family protein — MTFGDWVEESRERVRKDGWRGVDKSAYELYKGFLRRVGERREFGESVYDHPWDALVVLDGCRFDCMCEVAPEVPFVERVWRFESAGTRSDEWMRENFGKRDCSDTVHVTANPNSAEHLDAGNFGRLEEVWRDGWDDELGTVPARAVTDRAILAGRDIDWRADDPTKLVVHYMQPHFPSIPAPLPGDAMSRDEFGERVGVWERLRRGDLSTEQVWRSYRENLHYVLSEVRVLLDNLGAERVVITADHGNGFGEWYVYGHPDSTPISALRDVPWVVTSGTDTGSYEPERWMKTAETLRETDASDGADASVEERLSALGYR; from the coding sequence ATGACGTTCGGCGATTGGGTCGAGGAGAGTCGGGAGCGGGTTCGGAAGGACGGCTGGCGCGGCGTGGACAAGTCGGCGTACGAACTGTACAAGGGGTTTCTTCGACGCGTCGGAGAACGTCGGGAGTTCGGCGAGTCCGTCTACGACCATCCGTGGGACGCGCTCGTCGTCCTCGACGGCTGTCGGTTTGACTGCATGTGCGAGGTCGCGCCCGAGGTTCCCTTCGTCGAGCGCGTCTGGCGCTTCGAATCCGCTGGCACCCGCTCGGACGAGTGGATGCGCGAGAACTTCGGGAAGCGGGACTGTTCGGATACGGTCCACGTCACCGCGAATCCGAACTCCGCGGAACACCTCGACGCCGGGAACTTCGGCCGACTGGAGGAGGTGTGGCGCGACGGGTGGGACGACGAACTCGGGACGGTTCCCGCCCGCGCCGTCACCGACCGGGCCATCCTCGCGGGGCGGGACATCGACTGGCGGGCGGACGACCCGACGAAACTCGTCGTTCACTACATGCAACCGCACTTCCCGTCGATTCCCGCTCCGCTTCCGGGCGACGCGATGAGTCGGGACGAGTTCGGCGAGCGCGTCGGCGTCTGGGAGCGCTTGCGCCGCGGCGACCTCTCCACAGAGCAGGTGTGGCGTTCCTACCGCGAGAATCTCCACTACGTCCTCTCGGAGGTACGGGTGCTGCTCGACAACCTCGGCGCCGAGCGCGTCGTCATCACGGCCGACCACGGCAACGGATTCGGCGAGTGGTACGTCTACGGACACCCCGACAGCACGCCGATAAGCGCCCTCCGCGACGTCCCGTGGGTCGTCACCAGCGGTACCGACACGGGGAGTTACGAACCCGAACGCTGGATGAAAACGGCGGAGACGTTGCGCGAAACGGACGCCTCCGACGGTGCGGACGCGTCGGTCGAAGAGCGCCTGTCCGCGCTGGGATACCGATGA
- a CDS encoding sulfatase-like hydrolase/transferase: MNVALVVLDTLRKDAFDAHFDWLPGTRFENAYSTSHWTVPAHASLFAGKYPSELGVYAGAQLLDCPEPVLPESFHGDGYTTRAFSANVNISRPFDFHRGFDRFEGSWRLDALSEDVFDWDGFIAETREMGPERYAVALRDILLGDCDTVPSLKRGAFLKLRDLGMGRTTRDDGATEALQFVRETDFGDDEFLFVNLMEAHTPYAPPEEFRTVDPPELDGLRATLSSPDADPDRIRRAYDDGVRYLADRYRAIFAELREEVEYVITLADHGEALGEYGAWEHLCGLYPEVTKVPLCIWNADETGGATARREEPVSLLDVHRTVLDIADLDGDSRGRNLLVDPDDADRPEWLVEYHGLTDRHRAALSRDGFDVEPLDTELHALVAPGYYGWETPDGFRQSGETEKPRERVETLVNELNRRVVSNDAALSPAVEEQLRDLGYA, translated from the coding sequence ATGAACGTCGCGCTCGTCGTCCTCGACACGCTACGGAAGGACGCCTTCGATGCGCACTTCGACTGGCTTCCGGGAACGCGCTTCGAGAACGCCTATTCGACCTCACACTGGACGGTCCCGGCACACGCCTCCCTGTTCGCGGGGAAGTATCCGAGCGAGTTGGGGGTCTACGCCGGTGCACAGTTGCTCGACTGCCCCGAACCGGTGCTTCCCGAGTCGTTCCACGGGGACGGCTACACTACCCGCGCGTTCAGCGCCAACGTCAACATCTCGCGCCCGTTCGACTTCCACCGCGGATTCGACCGATTCGAGGGGAGTTGGCGACTCGACGCCCTCTCGGAGGACGTCTTCGACTGGGACGGGTTCATCGCCGAGACGCGCGAGATGGGGCCGGAGCGCTACGCCGTCGCGTTGCGCGACATTCTACTGGGCGACTGCGACACCGTGCCGTCGCTCAAGCGCGGCGCGTTCCTCAAACTCCGCGACTTGGGGATGGGTCGGACGACCCGCGACGACGGCGCGACGGAGGCGCTCCAGTTCGTCCGCGAGACCGACTTCGGCGACGACGAGTTCCTGTTCGTCAACCTGATGGAGGCCCACACGCCCTACGCCCCGCCCGAGGAGTTCCGAACCGTGGACCCCCCGGAACTCGACGGCCTTCGGGCGACGCTTTCGTCGCCCGACGCGGACCCCGACAGGATTCGGCGGGCCTATGACGACGGCGTTCGCTACCTCGCCGACCGCTATCGCGCCATCTTCGCCGAACTCCGCGAGGAGGTCGAGTACGTCATCACGCTCGCGGACCACGGCGAAGCCCTCGGCGAGTACGGCGCGTGGGAGCACCTCTGTGGCCTGTATCCCGAGGTGACGAAGGTGCCGCTCTGTATCTGGAATGCGGACGAAACGGGCGGGGCGACCGCCCGCCGCGAGGAACCGGTCAGCCTGCTCGACGTGCATCGGACGGTGCTCGACATCGCCGACCTCGACGGGGACTCGCGGGGGCGGAACCTGCTCGTCGACCCCGACGACGCGGACCGACCCGAGTGGCTGGTCGAGTACCACGGTCTGACGGACCGTCACCGCGCCGCGCTCTCCCGCGACGGGTTCGACGTCGAACCGCTGGACACGGAACTCCACGCGCTGGTCGCGCCGGGTTACTACGGGTGGGAGACGCCCGACGGGTTCCGCCAGTCCGGCGAAACGGAAAAGCCGCGGGAGCGAGTGGAAACGCTCGTGAACGAACTGAATCGACGGGTGGTGTCGAACGACGCGGCCCTCTCGCCCGCCGTCGAGGAGCAACTCCGCGACCTCGGCTACGCATGA